The following coding sequences lie in one Candidatus Nitrospira allomarina genomic window:
- the hflK gene encoding FtsH protease activity modulator HflK gives MAWEPKDPWGGSGQDPLDEALRKAQDQLTRLVPGRGFKSIIYIVIAVLALWQSVFIVAPDEQGLVKRFGDIVREVESGPHFKIPFVETVDTPKVEKLHRVEVGFRTDRGRTQFIPKEALMLTGDMNILSLEFIVQYKIKEAKNYLYKVADVESTIHNAAEAAMREVIGKSKIDEALTIGKAQIQQEAQDLLQGILDQYLAGVQVATIQLQDVNPPDAVAAAFKDVASAKEDREKLINQSHGYRNDLIPRAKGEAAQGINQAKGSAQSRIARAEGEANYFLQTLKEYKLAKDVISKRVYIETMEEVMANTEKIILDSKAAGNVLPFLPLDRQSGSRGATNTQGGDSR, from the coding sequence ATGGCATGGGAACCTAAAGATCCGTGGGGAGGAAGCGGTCAAGACCCCCTCGATGAAGCGCTTCGGAAAGCACAAGACCAACTCACTCGACTCGTGCCTGGCCGGGGTTTCAAATCAATCATTTACATCGTCATAGCAGTCCTGGCTCTCTGGCAATCGGTGTTTATTGTGGCCCCGGACGAGCAAGGTCTGGTTAAACGGTTTGGCGATATTGTTCGCGAGGTTGAATCCGGCCCACATTTCAAAATTCCATTTGTGGAAACAGTGGATACCCCAAAAGTTGAAAAACTCCATCGAGTAGAGGTGGGATTCCGCACCGACCGAGGACGCACCCAATTCATTCCAAAAGAAGCCCTCATGTTGACCGGTGACATGAATATTCTGTCTCTCGAGTTCATCGTTCAATATAAAATCAAAGAAGCTAAAAATTATCTATATAAGGTCGCCGATGTCGAGTCCACGATTCACAACGCCGCTGAAGCAGCCATGCGGGAAGTCATCGGCAAAAGTAAAATTGATGAAGCGCTAACGATCGGCAAAGCCCAGATTCAACAGGAAGCTCAAGACCTGCTTCAAGGCATCCTCGATCAGTACCTGGCTGGCGTACAAGTGGCCACAATCCAACTTCAGGATGTGAATCCTCCGGATGCCGTCGCCGCCGCTTTCAAGGATGTCGCCAGCGCTAAGGAAGACCGTGAAAAACTTATTAACCAGTCTCACGGCTACCGAAACGATCTAATCCCCAGAGCCAAAGGGGAAGCGGCCCAAGGCATCAACCAGGCCAAAGGGAGCGCACAATCACGGATTGCACGTGCGGAGGGAGAAGCCAATTACTTTCTCCAGACCTTAAAAGAATACAAACTGGCCAAGGATGTCATCAGTAAACGGGTCTACATTGAAACGATGGAAGAAGTCATGGCGAACACGGAAAAAATTATTCTGGACTCCAAGGCGGCCGGCAACGTCCTGCCCTTTCTTCCGTTAGACCGCCAATCCGGCTCACGCGGAGCAACAAACACGCAAGGGGGTGACTCCCGATGA
- a CDS encoding PAS domain S-box protein, with the protein MKNTQLTENELITTHTHTSKGTASRNSSRELTQKLTASEERFQSVVQTATDAIILWDEHGSILSWNKGAKRMFGYVREEIVGRPLTWIIPARYHEAHRYGMERVGSAVEGGGIVKTLELHGLRKNGEEFPIEMAPSKSDLEDETFYCGIIRDISERKQAERVLEERNRLLAFEAEVGQVLNCDQTLSVRLQGCADSFISHLDGAWAGFWTMPSLEEGLELQASAGLSTHLAGTVPFGHSQIGQIAFEKRPYLTNAIIEDAGVPERAWAKKEGLVSFAGYPLLVNQEVVGVMAVFSRHFLTSFTWHSLGLVADRIATAIERQRVMETHQNLARHYARILAASGEGIYELDREGKTTFVNPAGALMLGYKVEELIGEPMHELIHHTKPDGSPYPREACPIHAALKEGRVYHDDTEGLWRKNGTSFPVDYYISPIRENGILIGAVVTFKDISERVRMTAELLEETKLAGVTVMLGDIAHDIKNMLMPVLNGAKLLDDDLQELFAKFPDVTPKELSASRKFSNEAVDMIVKNARRIQGRMREIADTVKGISSPLRFASCQVSEVVEGVYGILRFYATEMEVSLHTQGLDVLPPIQADENRLFNALYNLVNNAIPETPAGGSVTIGGSIGLEGRTVVLTVADTGGGMPPEIRDRLFTKEAISGKAGGTGLGTKIVKDVVDAHSGTVSVHSEPRKGTTFTIQLPMTPKISKPEGILP; encoded by the coding sequence ATGAAAAATACTCAATTGACAGAAAACGAACTCATAACAACCCACACCCATACATCAAAAGGTACGGCTTCCAGGAATTCTTCCAGGGAATTGACTCAGAAGTTGACAGCCAGTGAAGAACGGTTTCAATCTGTTGTACAGACCGCCACGGATGCCATTATTTTGTGGGATGAGCACGGCTCCATCTTGTCTTGGAATAAGGGTGCCAAAAGAATGTTTGGGTATGTCCGCGAGGAAATCGTGGGGAGGCCACTGACTTGGATTATCCCGGCTCGCTATCACGAAGCGCATCGCTATGGAATGGAACGGGTGGGATCAGCAGTCGAAGGGGGCGGCATCGTGAAAACCCTCGAACTGCATGGCTTGAGAAAGAACGGGGAGGAATTCCCTATTGAGATGGCTCCTTCAAAATCAGACCTCGAAGATGAGACATTTTATTGCGGCATCATACGCGACATTTCTGAGCGGAAACAGGCGGAGAGGGTGCTGGAAGAACGGAACCGATTGTTGGCCTTTGAGGCGGAGGTGGGGCAGGTTCTGAACTGTGACCAAACATTGAGTGTCCGCCTGCAGGGTTGCGCGGATTCATTCATAAGTCATCTGGATGGGGCTTGGGCCGGCTTCTGGACGATGCCTTCTCTGGAGGAAGGATTGGAGCTGCAGGCTAGTGCCGGGCTTTCTACTCATTTGGCCGGTACCGTGCCGTTTGGCCATTCGCAAATCGGTCAGATTGCCTTTGAGAAGAGGCCGTATCTGACCAATGCAATCATTGAGGATGCCGGGGTTCCAGAACGGGCATGGGCTAAGAAAGAAGGGCTGGTGTCCTTTGCGGGGTACCCGCTGCTGGTCAATCAGGAAGTGGTGGGGGTCATGGCGGTGTTTTCCCGGCATTTCCTGACTAGTTTTACGTGGCACAGTCTGGGTTTAGTGGCTGATCGCATCGCCACGGCCATTGAACGTCAAAGAGTGATGGAAACACATCAAAATCTCGCGAGGCACTATGCACGAATCCTCGCCGCCTCGGGAGAGGGGATCTATGAACTGGATAGAGAAGGCAAAACCACTTTTGTGAATCCGGCCGGGGCTCTTATGCTGGGATATAAGGTCGAGGAATTAATTGGCGAGCCGATGCACGAGCTGATTCATCATACGAAACCCGATGGGTCACCCTATCCTAGAGAGGCCTGTCCTATTCATGCCGCGCTCAAAGAGGGAAGAGTTTATCATGATGATACAGAGGGGCTCTGGCGCAAAAATGGGACCTCTTTCCCCGTGGACTACTACATTTCGCCGATCCGGGAAAATGGAATTTTGATTGGGGCCGTGGTGACGTTCAAGGATATCAGCGAGCGGGTACGAATGACTGCAGAATTATTGGAAGAGACCAAGCTCGCTGGGGTGACGGTGATGCTTGGGGATATTGCCCACGATATTAAGAATATGCTCATGCCGGTGCTGAATGGCGCCAAATTGTTAGACGACGATCTTCAGGAATTGTTTGCGAAGTTTCCTGACGTGACTCCGAAGGAATTGTCGGCCTCAAGAAAATTTTCCAACGAGGCGGTCGACATGATCGTGAAGAATGCCCGTCGGATTCAAGGTCGCATGCGGGAGATTGCCGATACTGTCAAAGGTATATCCAGCCCGCTACGATTTGCTTCATGCCAGGTGTCGGAAGTGGTCGAAGGCGTCTATGGCATCCTTCGATTCTATGCCACCGAGATGGAGGTTTCCCTGCACACGCAAGGTCTTGACGTCCTTCCGCCCATTCAGGCGGATGAGAACCGTTTGTTCAACGCCCTCTACAATCTGGTCAATAATGCAATTCCGGAAACCCCTGCCGGTGGATCAGTCACCATTGGTGGGTCAATAGGGTTAGAGGGAAGAACTGTGGTGTTAACGGTCGCAGATACGGGTGGGGGAATGCCTCCTGAAATCCGTGACAGATTATTTACTAAAGAAGCGATTAGCGGTAAAGCCGGGGGAACGGGATTGGGGACGAAGATAGTCAAGGATGTGGTTGATGCTCATTCAGGAACGGTCAGCGTACATAGTGAACCACGGAAAGGCACCACCTTCACCATCCAATTACCGATGACCCCAAAGATTTCGAAACCAGAAGGAATTCTTCCATAG
- a CDS encoding SIMPL domain-containing protein — MYTTMNASKIVNGVVLGFFLLLLPVSGWAGTNGEDLPRLTVSAEGTINVSPDKAVLSFAVETVGDKLSDVQKENQERVAKVLEECRRFNIPSEFIQTTSLNVIPEYPPPPRRPTDGTLENSVPRIIGYRVVHHINVEVRNLEVVGKVVDRVLQVGANRFSGITWGLQNEHPTKLKVLKQASAQAQSKAEALAQALNLKLVRMINVSEGGVSPSPPEGRYRMAMAMDSGGDASVSAGEISIRGSVLLVYEISQK; from the coding sequence ATGTATACGACCATGAATGCCTCAAAAATAGTGAATGGTGTGGTGCTGGGATTTTTTTTGCTGTTGCTCCCTGTATCCGGGTGGGCGGGAACGAATGGTGAGGATCTTCCACGATTAACCGTTTCCGCAGAGGGAACGATCAATGTGTCTCCTGATAAAGCGGTGTTGAGTTTTGCGGTCGAAACAGTCGGCGATAAGTTGTCCGATGTTCAAAAGGAGAATCAGGAGCGGGTAGCGAAGGTGCTGGAGGAGTGCCGACGGTTTAATATTCCGTCTGAGTTCATTCAAACGACGTCCTTGAACGTCATTCCTGAATATCCACCACCCCCGCGACGTCCAACCGATGGAACGTTAGAGAACAGTGTTCCCCGTATCATTGGCTATCGTGTCGTCCACCACATCAATGTGGAGGTGCGTAATCTTGAAGTGGTGGGAAAGGTCGTTGACCGGGTCTTACAGGTTGGAGCCAACAGATTTTCAGGCATTACATGGGGCTTGCAAAATGAGCATCCCACCAAGCTTAAAGTCTTGAAACAGGCTTCTGCCCAAGCCCAATCCAAAGCTGAAGCGTTGGCCCAGGCCTTGAACCTCAAATTGGTTCGTATGATCAATGTTTCGGAAGGTGGCGTTTCTCCATCCCCTCCTGAGGGTCGATACCGCATGGCGATGGCGATGGATAGCGGTGGAGATGCATCGGTGTCGGCAGGTGAAATCTCGATACGTGGTTCCGTCCTCCTGGTGTATGAAATCAGTCAGAAATAA
- a CDS encoding pentapeptide repeat-containing protein, translating to MANPEHVERLIKGGVGEWNKFRRTNQTIQPDLSGADLSGYDFTGLDLSQANLEGADLSDAYLFHANLTEANLSGVNLTEADVQEANLIKANLSHATMTRIDLSGTGLIACNLEGANLEGATLTRASIPWGNLTRAILAKAKLHLTDLREAQLIQANLEGASLQDTSLTGTNLQGANLQGATHVSIDLLAKAKSLYQTILDPDLKGTLLQCHSHLFEKPVDL from the coding sequence ATGGCCAATCCTGAACATGTTGAACGCCTCATCAAGGGGGGGGTCGGGGAATGGAACAAATTTCGACGGACAAATCAGACAATTCAACCCGATCTAAGCGGAGCCGATCTTTCCGGGTACGACTTTACCGGGCTTGATTTAAGCCAGGCCAACCTGGAAGGGGCAGACCTCTCAGACGCCTATCTCTTTCATGCCAATTTAACAGAAGCCAACCTCTCCGGCGTGAACCTCACCGAAGCCGATGTGCAGGAAGCCAATCTGATCAAGGCTAATCTCTCACATGCCACCATGACCAGGATTGATTTGTCCGGAACCGGGCTCATTGCCTGCAACCTGGAGGGCGCGAATCTTGAGGGGGCCACTCTGACACGTGCTTCGATTCCATGGGGAAATCTTACCCGTGCCATTCTAGCCAAAGCCAAGCTCCACTTAACCGATTTGCGTGAAGCTCAACTCATACAGGCTAATCTGGAAGGGGCTTCACTTCAGGATACCTCTCTGACCGGGACGAACTTACAGGGAGCCAATCTCCAAGGCGCCACTCATGTCTCCATTGATCTGCTCGCCAAAGCCAAATCTCTGTATCAAACCATCCTTGATCCGGACCTAAAGGGAACCCTTCTGCAATGCCATTCTCATCTTTTCGAAAAACCAGTTGATCTATAG
- a CDS encoding CobW family GTP-binding protein, protein MNNEKPEAVARTGKAGPDLGVPALVVSGFLGAGKTTLVKHLIADAQQQGLKLAVISNEFGELGIDRALLQEEGGPGYVELEGGCVCCQLSGELLNTLQNLWETICPDRVVVETSGVALPFETLLTFWREPVTEWVGESLAVVVVNAEQVAQKRDLEGTFEQQVSSADLLVINKVDLVPSDSVGRLETLLQEMAPGAPVIRSIQGKIDTTIVFPSLPEKKVSPNSQRKPELLPHTHEEFEAEELSFSDDLTPEQLIQQLQPLQALRIKGIVNTSEGPKLVQGVGSRIDLSSPPSQFPKEMLGRLVAIRRK, encoded by the coding sequence ATGAACAATGAAAAACCAGAAGCTGTAGCACGAACTGGAAAAGCTGGGCCAGATCTTGGTGTTCCGGCATTGGTGGTGTCCGGCTTCCTTGGGGCTGGTAAGACGACGCTTGTCAAGCATTTGATTGCGGATGCTCAACAACAGGGGCTGAAATTGGCTGTGATCTCCAATGAATTTGGTGAATTAGGCATTGATCGGGCTCTGCTTCAAGAAGAAGGCGGTCCAGGCTATGTGGAACTGGAAGGAGGGTGTGTGTGCTGCCAGCTTTCCGGTGAATTACTCAACACGTTGCAGAATCTGTGGGAAACTATTTGCCCGGATCGAGTGGTGGTGGAAACATCCGGCGTAGCATTACCCTTCGAAACGCTCCTGACCTTTTGGCGTGAGCCCGTCACGGAGTGGGTGGGTGAGAGTTTAGCGGTGGTTGTCGTCAATGCGGAACAAGTGGCTCAAAAGCGGGACTTGGAGGGCACGTTTGAGCAACAGGTATCTTCGGCAGATCTGTTGGTCATCAATAAAGTCGATTTGGTCCCATCAGACTCAGTCGGTCGATTGGAAACCCTTCTTCAGGAGATGGCCCCTGGTGCTCCAGTGATCCGAAGCATTCAGGGTAAAATCGACACGACGATTGTTTTCCCTTCCCTCCCCGAAAAAAAGGTTTCACCCAACTCTCAACGAAAGCCTGAACTCCTTCCTCACACGCATGAGGAATTTGAGGCAGAGGAACTGTCTTTTTCTGATGACCTCACGCCTGAACAGCTCATTCAACAACTTCAACCGCTGCAAGCCCTTCGCATCAAAGGCATCGTGAACACCTCAGAAGGTCCGAAGCTGGTTCAAGGCGTTGGTTCCCGCATTGATCTGAGCTCGCCTCCCTCACAATTTCCCAAAGAAATGCTTGGCCGCCTGGTCGCCATCCGCCGAAAATAG
- the hflC gene encoding protease modulator HflC: protein MKQNLLMGVILVFGLLLVLGLSPFFVVDLTETAIVVALGKPVQTITEPGLKFKIPFYHQVTFFDKRYLDYDAPVRDVITSDKKSMVIDNFAKWRIVDPLKVYQAFQTQRGALQRLDDIIYSELRVELGRHELTEIVSANRALIMKVVSDRSNEKASAYGLEVLDVRIKRADLPEQNEKAIFQRMQAERERQAKQYRAEGEEEAQKIRSEAEKDKQIILAEAYKTAQEIRGDGEAKAYKIYATAYQQGPEFFEFIRTMEAYKKTFADNTTLVLSPDSEFLKYLKKR from the coding sequence ATGAAACAAAATCTCCTCATGGGTGTCATCTTAGTTTTTGGACTGCTTTTGGTCCTAGGTCTTTCGCCGTTTTTTGTGGTCGACTTAACCGAAACGGCTATTGTGGTCGCATTAGGAAAACCTGTCCAAACCATCACGGAACCAGGGTTGAAGTTTAAAATTCCCTTTTATCATCAAGTCACCTTTTTTGATAAGCGCTATTTAGATTATGACGCTCCCGTACGAGATGTCATTACCAGTGACAAGAAATCTATGGTGATCGACAATTTCGCCAAATGGCGCATAGTGGATCCCTTAAAAGTCTATCAGGCATTTCAGACACAACGAGGAGCCCTCCAGCGCCTTGACGATATCATTTACTCGGAATTGCGTGTTGAGTTGGGCAGGCATGAACTGACGGAAATCGTTTCCGCAAACCGTGCATTGATCATGAAGGTCGTGTCGGATCGTTCCAACGAAAAAGCCTCAGCCTACGGGCTGGAAGTTTTGGATGTACGGATTAAGCGGGCTGATTTGCCCGAGCAAAATGAAAAGGCTATTTTCCAACGGATGCAGGCCGAACGGGAACGGCAGGCCAAGCAATATCGGGCGGAAGGGGAGGAAGAAGCGCAAAAAATTCGATCCGAAGCCGAAAAAGACAAGCAAATTATTTTGGCGGAGGCCTATAAAACCGCCCAGGAAATACGTGGAGACGGGGAAGCCAAAGCTTATAAAATCTATGCGACGGCCTACCAACAAGGCCCGGAATTTTTTGAATTCATCCGAACGATGGAAGCTTATAAGAAAACTTTTGCAGACAATACGACGTTGGTTCTCTCCCCGGATTCGGAATTCCTCAAGTACCTCAAAAAACGGTAA
- a CDS encoding V-type H(+)-translocating pyrophosphatase, giving the protein MSVTIILALSVLGLAVAYYYSSSVLKIPIDMGVEDPETRKRLAKIHSAIATGAMAFLKQEYKIMAIFMVVFAAIIAVLIDDHHTDYVNEGLYTAIAFIFGAIISIASGFIGMKIATQGNVRTTVSANQSLSSAFNVALHSGAVMGFALVSLAALGLLIIYLGLKSIMPAQLPTHILMEVIAGFGLGGSSIALFARVGGGIFTKAADVGADLVGKVEAGIPEDDPRNPAVIADNVGDNVGDVAGMGADLFGSCAESTCAAMVISAVAFSGMVDALLYPILISAIGIPVSLLTLMMVKVTSEDQVGPALKKMLIISSALMAVVMLFVTKAMLPDTFEIGGQAYTDLGVYFCFLSGLIAGLAVGLMTEYYTSHDYGPVREVAKSCETGAATNIIFGLALGYKSAVGPYLAIGLAIYIPWMLAGMYGVAIASLGMLGTLVIALTIDAYGPVSDNAGGIAEMAGMPEHVRKRTDVLDAAGNTTAAIGKGFAIGAAILTSLALFAAFLTRADLLLKEQHGQDFDLLGSINLLDPLVFTGLFIGAVLPAYFSAMTMKSVGSAAYKMIEEVRRQFRTIPGLMEGKAEADYEQCVAISTQAALKEMIAPGILIMGTPLITGFLFGIQAVAGVLAGSLVAGGVIAISSSNSGGAWDNAKKYIEAGNLGGKGTDTHKAAVVGDTVGDPLKDTSGPSLNILIKLSAILSLVFVPFFVQYGGLLIK; this is encoded by the coding sequence ATGTCGGTAACTATTATTCTGGCGCTGTCTGTTCTTGGATTAGCTGTTGCGTATTATTACTCTTCATCGGTCCTGAAGATCCCCATTGATATGGGTGTCGAAGATCCGGAAACCCGGAAGCGTCTGGCGAAAATCCATTCGGCTATTGCCACCGGGGCCATGGCATTCCTGAAACAGGAATACAAAATTATGGCCATCTTCATGGTGGTTTTTGCCGCAATCATTGCGGTGTTAATTGATGATCATCACACCGACTACGTGAATGAAGGGCTGTACACGGCTATTGCGTTTATCTTTGGCGCCATCATTTCGATTGCCTCGGGTTTCATCGGGATGAAGATCGCGACACAAGGCAATGTGCGGACGACGGTTTCTGCCAACCAATCCCTCTCCTCCGCATTTAATGTCGCGCTGCATTCCGGCGCTGTAATGGGCTTTGCCTTGGTCAGCTTGGCGGCCTTAGGACTGTTAATTATCTATCTTGGGCTCAAAAGTATCATGCCGGCTCAACTCCCGACGCATATTTTGATGGAAGTCATTGCCGGCTTCGGTCTCGGGGGATCGTCTATCGCGTTATTTGCGCGTGTGGGTGGCGGTATTTTCACAAAAGCTGCCGATGTCGGGGCTGATTTGGTTGGAAAAGTTGAAGCGGGGATTCCCGAAGACGACCCGCGTAACCCTGCGGTGATTGCCGATAATGTGGGCGATAACGTGGGCGATGTAGCCGGAATGGGGGCCGATCTATTTGGTTCTTGTGCGGAAAGCACCTGTGCTGCGATGGTGATTAGCGCGGTCGCCTTTTCCGGAATGGTTGATGCGTTGTTGTATCCGATCCTTATTTCTGCCATTGGCATCCCGGTGAGCCTTCTCACGCTGATGATGGTCAAGGTTACCTCCGAGGACCAGGTTGGCCCGGCGCTGAAAAAGATGCTGATTATCTCCAGTGCGCTGATGGCCGTGGTGATGTTGTTTGTCACCAAGGCTATGCTTCCGGATACTTTTGAGATTGGTGGGCAGGCATATACCGATCTGGGTGTGTATTTTTGCTTCCTGTCAGGCCTGATTGCGGGGCTTGCCGTGGGATTGATGACTGAGTACTACACTTCCCATGACTATGGGCCTGTACGGGAAGTAGCGAAATCATGTGAAACGGGTGCAGCCACGAATATCATTTTTGGACTGGCACTCGGCTATAAGAGTGCCGTGGGCCCTTATCTCGCCATTGGTCTCGCCATCTATATCCCGTGGATGTTAGCCGGCATGTATGGGGTGGCCATTGCCTCCCTTGGTATGTTGGGGACACTTGTGATTGCACTCACCATTGATGCCTATGGACCGGTTTCTGATAACGCCGGGGGGATCGCTGAAATGGCCGGTATGCCGGAACATGTTCGTAAACGGACGGATGTGTTGGATGCTGCCGGAAATACGACTGCCGCCATCGGAAAGGGCTTTGCCATCGGTGCAGCTATCCTGACGTCATTGGCCTTGTTTGCGGCGTTCCTTACCAGGGCGGATTTACTGCTGAAGGAACAACATGGCCAGGATTTTGATCTGTTAGGCAGTATTAATTTGCTGGATCCCCTAGTGTTTACCGGGTTGTTTATCGGTGCGGTGTTACCCGCCTATTTTTCCGCCATGACGATGAAGTCGGTGGGGTCGGCGGCTTATAAGATGATTGAAGAAGTCCGACGGCAGTTCCGCACAATTCCCGGCCTCATGGAAGGAAAAGCCGAGGCGGATTATGAACAATGTGTCGCCATTTCAACTCAAGCTGCCCTGAAAGAAATGATTGCACCAGGCATTCTGATCATGGGAACGCCGCTGATCACTGGATTTCTGTTTGGCATTCAAGCGGTGGCTGGGGTGCTTGCCGGGTCCCTTGTTGCCGGTGGGGTCATCGCCATTTCCTCATCGAATAGTGGTGGGGCTTGGGATAATGCCAAGAAATATATTGAGGCTGGAAATCTTGGGGGGAAGGGTACGGACACCCACAAGGCCGCAGTCGTTGGTGATACCGTGGGTGATCCCCTGAAAGACACCTCAGGGCCATCCTTGAATATCCTGATCAAACTTTCAGCTATTCTGTCATTGGTGTTTGTGCCATTTTTCGTCCAGTACGGGGGACTCTTGATCAAGTAA
- a CDS encoding pseudouridine synthase, giving the protein MKSKFQAGTSSQLSHRHLMLHKPYGVLSKFTDSEGRPTLADYVSESRVYPAGRLDMDSEGLLLLTSDGDLAHRLTSPFQKVFKTYLVQVERIPDEPALVELREGVIVKGKRTRPSKVQLLHEEPDVYPRPVPIRFRKSVPTAWLRMEIQEGMNRQIRHMTAQVGHPTLRIIRVAIGAIRLGSLAPGQWRELRTGELRGLS; this is encoded by the coding sequence ATGAAGTCCAAATTTCAAGCCGGGACATCCTCGCAATTATCTCATCGACATCTGATGCTGCATAAACCATACGGGGTCCTGTCAAAATTTACCGATTCTGAAGGGCGCCCGACCTTAGCCGACTATGTATCTGAGTCACGGGTGTATCCGGCTGGTCGATTGGATATGGATAGTGAGGGCCTCCTGTTGCTGACTTCCGATGGAGACCTGGCTCATCGTCTGACCTCGCCATTTCAAAAAGTTTTCAAAACTTATTTGGTCCAAGTGGAACGTATTCCGGATGAACCAGCCCTTGTGGAGCTTCGGGAAGGCGTCATCGTCAAGGGCAAAAGGACTCGACCGTCTAAGGTGCAGCTTCTTCATGAAGAGCCAGACGTCTATCCTCGTCCGGTCCCTATTCGTTTTCGCAAATCCGTTCCTACGGCATGGTTGCGGATGGAAATTCAGGAAGGCATGAACCGGCAAATTCGACATATGACTGCTCAAGTGGGACATCCGACCCTAAGGATTATTCGTGTCGCCATTGGGGCGATTCGGTTGGGCTCTCTTGCGCCAGGACAATGGAGGGAGCTTCGAACAGGAGAATTGCGCGGGTTGTCTTAG
- a CDS encoding sensor histidine kinase, which yields MEPPKQPGDFSFQRKRKSEPVSSTDVDLLLQVISQDLPASLTTIQDVCQTLTMACSRLNALFEEEVLYEHAREPLRPLSTKDIPEAVQRIQGEVDHVRGITSGLLQFIRLGQIGLRWEGLDVNHLVMGIVTSMEKKLKSREVLVRIEDLPDCMGDEVLVTQVFSILIDNAQKYLDPARPGEIIISGKTRHGWSVYSVGDNGIGIAGDHHAGIFEGFSHPAVEPEGRQGVGLAIVRRIIDRHQGNIEVDSIPGQGSTFRVYFPRAIIVEEGEGKEK from the coding sequence ATGGAGCCACCCAAACAACCAGGAGATTTTTCTTTTCAGAGGAAAAGAAAATCTGAGCCGGTTTCTTCCACAGATGTGGATCTGTTGTTACAGGTGATCTCCCAGGACCTTCCTGCTTCACTGACAACTATCCAGGACGTCTGTCAGACACTCACCATGGCATGCAGTCGGCTGAATGCATTGTTTGAGGAGGAGGTGCTATACGAACATGCGCGGGAGCCACTCCGTCCTCTCTCCACAAAAGATATTCCCGAGGCCGTACAGCGTATTCAGGGTGAGGTGGATCATGTGCGTGGTATCACGTCGGGACTTCTTCAGTTTATCCGGCTTGGGCAGATTGGCCTTCGGTGGGAGGGCCTGGACGTGAATCACCTTGTGATGGGAATCGTGACTTCCATGGAGAAAAAACTCAAGAGCAGGGAAGTTCTTGTGCGGATTGAGGATCTTCCGGATTGTATGGGGGATGAGGTGTTAGTGACTCAAGTTTTTTCGATTTTGATTGATAATGCCCAGAAATATCTCGATCCTGCACGTCCGGGAGAAATTATTATTTCCGGTAAAACGAGGCATGGTTGGTCGGTCTATTCTGTTGGGGATAACGGAATCGGGATTGCGGGAGACCATCATGCCGGAATTTTTGAGGGATTCTCCCATCCTGCCGTGGAGCCGGAGGGCCGTCAAGGGGTGGGTTTGGCCATTGTGCGTCGCATCATAGACCGGCATCAAGGAAACATTGAAGTCGATTCAATTCCGGGGCAAGGCTCGACCTTTCGGGTGTACTTTCCTCGGGCGATTATTGTCGAGGAGGGAGAAGGGAAAGAAAAATGA